One genomic window of Paenibacillus xylanilyticus includes the following:
- a CDS encoding nuclear transport factor 2 family protein, translated as MKEDIIKKYFFMWVTRDFTLLDTYFSDDIIYRECYGAMYVGIEEVHLWIKKMLLKQVVLEWKIKDIHQVNETLFFVEWYFKAKEKQLYSFDGISMIRFDGNKILIIEEYEATHETFRPFKID; from the coding sequence ATGAAAGAAGACATTATAAAAAAATATTTCTTTATGTGGGTAACTAGAGATTTTACGTTGTTAGATACGTATTTTTCTGATGATATTATCTACCGCGAATGTTATGGAGCAATGTATGTAGGGATAGAGGAAGTCCATTTGTGGATCAAAAAAATGTTACTGAAGCAAGTTGTCTTAGAATGGAAGATAAAAGATATTCATCAAGTAAATGAAACCTTATTTTTTGTAGAATGGTATTTTAAAGCAAAAGAAAAACAACTTTATTCATTTGATGGTATATCAATGATTAGATTTGATGGAAATAAAATCCTAATAATAGAAGAATATGAAGCTACACATGAAACTTTTAGACCATTTAAGATTGATTAA
- a CDS encoding LysR family transcriptional regulator, which yields MIEQLKTFVQVAESGSFSKAAEKLFISSTAVMKQMNLLEKQTEVPLFIRTNHGVSLTKAGAAFIKDAEYMLQYFQESLIRMHHSAQADRHVVRVGTSMLNPCKVLIDLWNGISDRYPQFVINIVHFEDDAHTLPTTYRMIGQSLDIIAGPFLTDNLKDYYRVLELGSYRVCFAVSRQHRLASRKTLSVKDLYGERLAVVNGGNSAVIHDLRDFLKTEHPQIQIKDVPRLYDLDVFNRCEESNTVMLTLEAWADIHPSLVTIPSDLDFVVPYGLIYPLHPSKEVGQFLEIIKEM from the coding sequence ATGATTGAGCAATTAAAGACGTTTGTTCAAGTGGCGGAGTCCGGAAGTTTTTCTAAGGCAGCCGAAAAGCTTTTTATCTCTTCAACCGCTGTGATGAAACAAATGAATTTGTTGGAAAAGCAAACCGAAGTCCCACTTTTTATCCGTACCAACCACGGTGTTAGCCTCACAAAGGCAGGAGCAGCATTTATCAAAGATGCGGAATATATGCTGCAGTATTTTCAAGAATCTCTTATTCGCATGCATCACTCTGCACAGGCCGATCGGCATGTTGTTCGCGTGGGTACTTCTATGCTTAATCCCTGTAAGGTTTTAATTGATTTGTGGAATGGGATTAGCGACCGATACCCTCAATTTGTTATAAACATCGTTCATTTCGAAGATGACGCACATACACTCCCAACCACTTACCGCATGATTGGCCAATCACTAGATATCATTGCGGGGCCATTTCTTACAGATAATTTGAAAGATTACTACCGTGTACTCGAACTGGGGAGTTACCGCGTTTGCTTTGCCGTATCTCGGCAACATAGGCTGGCTTCAAGAAAAACACTTTCTGTAAAAGATTTGTATGGGGAAAGATTGGCTGTAGTGAATGGTGGGAATAGTGCCGTCATTCATGACCTACGTGATTTCCTAAAAACGGAACATCCTCAAATACAAATAAAAGATGTGCCGCGTCTCTATGATCTTGATGTGTTTAATCGCTGCGAGGAAAGTAATACCGTTATGTTAACGTTGGAGGCGTGGGCAGATATTCATCCATCCTTGGTGACGATCCCTAGTGATTTAGATTTCGTAGTTCCATATGGTTTAATATATCCATTACATCCATCCAAGGAAGTGGGTCAATTCTTAGAAATTATAAAAGAAATGTAA
- a CDS encoding SDR family NAD(P)-dependent oxidoreductase, whose translation MEENTMENKVWFITGASRGLGRIWAEAALSRGDKVAATARTPENIAELKERFGDAVLPLALDVTDSQQVEHVVQQAHAHFGRLDVVLNNAGYTLVGTTEEADESDVRELFDTNYFGTLRVIQAALPLLRLQGSGHILGVSSAMGIVAAPLIGFYCASKWAVEALHDSLAQEVKSFGIKVTLLEPGAFATDFGSPLSMKTSQGLEVYAELRNQVSLRLSTEERGDPNATADAILRIIDAEEPPLRFAVGAGVLPLVRGVYADRLATWETWETVSDGAQGTPRSHR comes from the coding sequence TTGGAGGAGAATACTATGGAAAACAAAGTCTGGTTCATTACAGGAGCCTCTCGCGGATTAGGGCGCATTTGGGCGGAGGCTGCACTCTCTCGCGGGGATAAGGTTGCCGCGACTGCTCGAACACCCGAAAATATCGCCGAACTTAAGGAACGTTTTGGAGACGCGGTTCTCCCCCTAGCGCTCGATGTAACAGATTCCCAGCAGGTCGAGCATGTCGTTCAGCAGGCTCATGCGCATTTCGGCAGGCTGGACGTCGTCTTAAACAACGCCGGTTACACCCTGGTTGGCACGACTGAAGAGGCTGACGAATCCGACGTCCGCGAACTATTTGACACCAATTACTTTGGTACGCTTCGTGTGATCCAAGCTGCCCTGCCTCTGCTTCGACTACAGGGCAGCGGGCACATTCTTGGCGTCTCAAGTGCCATGGGGATTGTTGCAGCTCCGCTCATCGGCTTCTATTGCGCGTCCAAATGGGCAGTCGAAGCATTGCACGATAGCCTCGCTCAGGAGGTTAAAAGCTTCGGCATTAAGGTCACTTTGCTCGAGCCGGGTGCCTTTGCAACTGACTTTGGAAGCCCCCTTTCCATGAAGACATCACAGGGATTGGAAGTTTACGCTGAACTTCGAAATCAGGTGTCCCTTCGTTTATCGACAGAAGAACGAGGCGATCCGAATGCGACGGCCGATGCGATTCTTCGAATCATAGACGCCGAGGAGCCACCTCTGCGCTTTGCGGTCGGCGCTGGGGTCTTGCCTTTGGTCCGCGGAGTCTATGCTGATCGTTTAGCCACTTGGGAGACATGGGAAACTGTTTCGGACGGAGCACAAGGAACACCGAGAAGCCACCGTTAG
- a CDS encoding S-layer homology domain-containing protein — MKSRLLKLLVATSVLATAIGPNAEFAFAEKENKASSLEPVFLDLAQVPAAQRQAILEAAGLGFLTGGSDGRFRPQSTLTRQELAVVLTRILKLEVKETSRSSFKDVTSKTWGRNYIEAAAKAGLMKGDAQKYFRADAPVTRQELAAVLVQAAKSAQTKTNDKMVLQDEKAVGAWAKNAVQSVLGNGWMETQNGSFLPKQAVKRQEIASVFMEAFYPDKLSGVTRTIQNVSEQGVTINGYTYAFSERTKGILSQSNSAILQGAKIRFEASGRNLDKITYLELRHGGSAASKGAKEFSANSLLDGKQGIVDGDVKVADDYISLANLKIAGNLEIGKELENDFYGSGIEVQGNTIVNGGDANTVVFEGSNLASVDVNKTNVRVEVLGQTFMQAMNVNVDSTIVGSSQAAIDQINVKGAAQQVNLQGSIDSVTVSTGSTITGSANIGQMTVQTAVPVTLNTTGTIAKLNVTQSSAAITVGSNLTINSLTTPAGVAASSVISNYSTVQSQIGSTGGAAAVNAAPVNSAPIVRNPIKDFTMTIGEKKTINLSQVFDDVDGNLSYYKALLVKAASAPELVTVTIDGNNLTLEAKLAGKITVRTQAYDSNNARINHDFTVTVNRNPVASDVPEQVATLDAEASTLDLSAYFTDPDGDALSYKVVSSDENVIAASISGKLLQMEAIALGQTKVTVTAEDGKGGTVTKDIVVRVNRSPQTLNPLPDRKASIGTDVQVDLSDAFQDPDGDALTFEASSQNVSSAAAVASGSALTVTPLAEGPVSVTVTAKDGKGGTASQTFTIYVNHSPKLDRSPGVQESMVGKGDVFVELDGMFSDVDGDPLTYEVQSASSAVATAELDSNNRIRLSPVSGGDTFVTVTANDGRGGTASGTFDIKVNEAPTVKQPARNRSIQLTGGDVAVDLANVFQDVNADSLTLVAESGDPAILTVGVSGTQLTLAPVSAGSSTVKVTADDGRGGQVSDSFAVRVNRVPQTEGSLADQLLTIGSGAAKIDVTSAFSDDDGDVLTYKATAADPSIAAVSVTNGEITVDPLTAGTTTITVTANDGYDGEASKTFDVTVNRAPIVDQAVSDQLITLGAGDVTLDLSQAFRDEDGDLLTLTASSLSEDRVSVSLNAASKELSLRPIAGGSASIRIQAEDGRGGKKDQTIKVEVNQAPLAGDLAGRTLSLGSTDQKIDLSGVFTDADGDTLSLVAISADSSIMDAMLDGKQLTLTAVSLGTTNVTVTASDSRGGTASKTIAVEVRPNRAPVVKQTIAGQIVQPGNDIEVDLAGVFDDPDEDDLTYAAVSADTALASVSVAGDRLTVSGIADGTAIITVTATDVVGNKINTSFQVDVSSNEAPKVVGSVPEQMVVPGFSTQVAVDSLFQDSDGDSLTYSAEAAAGGMVVPSVSGNVLKLDSGTSSGKTLVTVTADDGRGGKVSTTIQVTAVEIVHQKTIATKVGLANVSYDLAPYFSAQQPFTVYRAENGTLIKEGSQLLSGSVLNMNPGNSAGTVSYFVISTDGKAASVQLNVQQQQGAAAFFSEYTRENAMNIVLEMYNMNEDAINYQIIGYRYNLKTQQMERMLDRDYQPNLYANVMNIFKGNIGLVINNVFYEFMDRTQVPGYHDELVMNLDSNYKFEGYVVCAFELVRNGQVIDVLGDKNWTPALGSEPLPTSGTLIRKKGVATGSNTFSLNGEWDLLPFTLDNVNKHTP, encoded by the coding sequence GTGAAGAGTCGTTTACTCAAATTGCTGGTCGCGACCAGCGTCTTGGCCACTGCGATCGGACCGAACGCAGAATTTGCTTTTGCGGAAAAAGAAAATAAAGCATCGAGTTTGGAACCGGTTTTCCTCGACCTCGCGCAGGTTCCGGCTGCGCAGCGTCAGGCTATTCTCGAAGCAGCCGGGCTTGGCTTTCTGACCGGTGGATCGGACGGGCGTTTTCGCCCCCAATCCACGCTGACTCGGCAGGAACTGGCCGTCGTGCTGACAAGAATCCTTAAGCTCGAAGTGAAAGAAACGAGCCGTTCTTCTTTCAAAGATGTTACGTCTAAAACATGGGGACGCAACTATATTGAGGCAGCCGCTAAGGCCGGTCTGATGAAAGGAGACGCGCAGAAGTATTTCCGCGCTGATGCGCCTGTCACACGGCAGGAGCTGGCCGCCGTGCTGGTTCAAGCCGCCAAAAGCGCCCAAACCAAAACGAACGATAAAATGGTGCTTCAGGATGAGAAAGCCGTCGGTGCATGGGCGAAAAACGCCGTGCAATCCGTGCTGGGGAACGGATGGATGGAGACGCAGAACGGTTCTTTCCTTCCCAAGCAGGCCGTGAAGCGGCAGGAGATTGCAAGTGTTTTCATGGAAGCTTTTTATCCTGACAAACTGTCTGGTGTCACTCGGACAATTCAGAACGTTTCCGAGCAGGGCGTGACGATTAATGGTTACACGTACGCCTTCTCGGAACGGACGAAAGGAATTCTGAGTCAGTCAAACAGCGCGATTTTGCAGGGGGCGAAGATCCGGTTCGAAGCGTCGGGACGCAATCTGGACAAGATTACGTACCTGGAACTGCGACACGGAGGATCGGCCGCTTCAAAAGGCGCTAAAGAATTCAGCGCAAATTCTCTGCTGGATGGTAAACAGGGCATTGTCGACGGTGACGTTAAAGTCGCAGACGACTATATTTCTCTGGCAAACCTGAAGATTGCGGGCAACCTCGAGATTGGCAAAGAGCTGGAGAACGACTTTTACGGCAGTGGGATTGAAGTGCAAGGAAATACGATTGTCAACGGAGGAGACGCGAATACCGTCGTCTTCGAAGGCTCGAACCTAGCTTCCGTTGATGTCAATAAAACGAATGTGAGAGTCGAGGTACTCGGCCAAACTTTCATGCAGGCGATGAACGTGAACGTCGATTCGACGATCGTCGGGTCTTCGCAAGCCGCAATCGACCAGATCAACGTGAAGGGAGCGGCCCAGCAGGTCAACCTGCAGGGATCGATCGATTCGGTCACCGTAAGTACCGGTTCCACGATTACCGGATCGGCAAATATTGGTCAGATGACGGTCCAGACGGCTGTTCCTGTTACGTTAAACACGACGGGAACCATCGCTAAACTTAACGTCACCCAATCTTCGGCGGCAATTACCGTCGGGTCGAACCTGACGATAAACAGCCTTACGACGCCGGCGGGCGTGGCAGCAAGCTCGGTGATCAGCAATTATTCCACCGTTCAATCGCAGATCGGCAGTACAGGCGGCGCGGCAGCTGTCAATGCGGCTCCTGTCAACAGTGCACCGATCGTTCGAAATCCGATCAAGGACTTTACAATGACCATCGGCGAAAAGAAGACGATCAATCTCTCTCAAGTGTTTGACGATGTCGACGGCAACCTGTCGTACTATAAAGCGCTGCTGGTCAAAGCGGCTTCTGCGCCCGAACTGGTCACGGTAACGATAGACGGCAACAATTTGACGCTCGAAGCGAAACTCGCGGGCAAAATCACGGTACGTACGCAGGCTTATGATTCTAATAATGCCCGCATTAACCACGATTTCACGGTAACGGTAAACAGGAATCCGGTCGCGTCGGATGTTCCTGAGCAGGTAGCAACGCTCGATGCAGAAGCAAGCACATTGGACCTGAGCGCATACTTTACGGATCCGGACGGGGATGCGCTGTCTTACAAAGTTGTATCAAGCGACGAAAATGTCATTGCCGCTTCCATATCCGGCAAGCTGCTGCAGATGGAGGCAATTGCACTGGGACAAACGAAGGTTACTGTGACGGCCGAAGACGGTAAAGGCGGTACGGTCACCAAGGATATCGTTGTTCGTGTCAATCGTTCGCCGCAAACCCTGAACCCCCTTCCGGATCGCAAAGCTTCGATCGGAACGGATGTACAGGTCGACCTCTCGGACGCTTTCCAAGATCCTGACGGAGACGCCCTGACTTTTGAAGCTTCTTCGCAAAACGTGTCTTCGGCAGCCGCGGTCGCAAGCGGCAGCGCTCTGACAGTCACACCTCTTGCGGAAGGCCCAGTGTCCGTCACCGTCACGGCCAAAGACGGCAAAGGCGGAACGGCGAGCCAAACGTTCACCATCTACGTGAACCACAGCCCCAAACTTGACCGGTCCCCGGGTGTGCAGGAATCGATGGTAGGAAAAGGCGATGTCTTCGTAGAATTGGACGGCATGTTCAGTGATGTGGACGGCGACCCGCTGACCTATGAGGTTCAGTCGGCGTCGTCAGCCGTTGCAACCGCAGAGCTTGACTCGAATAACCGGATTCGCTTGTCTCCAGTTTCGGGCGGCGATACATTCGTAACCGTTACAGCAAACGATGGCCGGGGAGGAACGGCGAGTGGAACCTTCGATATTAAGGTCAATGAGGCACCGACGGTTAAGCAGCCCGCCAGAAACCGCTCTATCCAATTGACGGGCGGAGATGTGGCGGTCGATCTTGCGAATGTCTTCCAGGACGTAAACGCCGACAGTCTTACGTTGGTGGCGGAATCCGGCGATCCGGCGATCTTGACGGTCGGCGTAAGCGGGACACAATTGACGCTGGCCCCAGTTTCCGCGGGCAGTTCGACCGTGAAAGTAACGGCGGACGACGGCCGCGGTGGCCAGGTCAGTGACAGCTTTGCCGTGCGGGTCAATCGAGTTCCACAGACGGAAGGTTCTCTTGCCGATCAGCTGCTGACAATCGGTAGCGGAGCGGCAAAAATTGACGTGACCAGCGCATTTTCTGACGATGACGGCGATGTCCTGACGTACAAAGCGACAGCAGCCGATCCTTCCATTGCTGCGGTATCCGTCACGAACGGTGAAATCACGGTCGATCCGCTGACTGCCGGAACAACCACGATTACGGTCACGGCGAATGATGGATATGATGGCGAAGCGAGCAAAACGTTCGACGTGACCGTCAACCGTGCTCCGATCGTCGATCAAGCCGTATCGGATCAGCTGATTACGCTCGGAGCTGGAGACGTCACTCTCGATCTGAGCCAGGCTTTCCGTGACGAAGACGGCGACCTGCTGACGCTGACCGCTTCTTCGCTCTCCGAAGACCGGGTATCCGTTTCGCTGAACGCTGCTTCCAAAGAGCTTTCGCTTCGTCCGATTGCCGGAGGATCGGCTTCGATCCGCATCCAGGCGGAAGACGGCCGTGGCGGTAAGAAAGATCAGACTATCAAGGTCGAGGTCAACCAGGCTCCGCTGGCGGGGGATCTGGCCGGTCGTACGCTGTCGCTCGGAAGCACGGATCAAAAGATCGACTTGAGCGGCGTATTTACGGATGCAGATGGGGACACCTTGTCGCTCGTCGCGATTTCTGCCGATTCTTCGATTATGGATGCCATGTTGGACGGCAAGCAGCTGACGCTGACGGCAGTGTCGCTGGGTACCACGAACGTGACCGTTACCGCATCCGATTCGCGTGGCGGCACGGCTTCGAAGACGATCGCGGTCGAAGTAAGGCCGAACCGAGCACCGGTCGTGAAGCAAACCATCGCCGGACAAATCGTTCAACCGGGCAATGACATTGAGGTTGATCTTGCGGGCGTGTTCGACGATCCGGATGAAGATGATCTGACTTATGCAGCCGTATCCGCCGATACTGCACTTGCTTCCGTCTCGGTCGCGGGCGATCGGTTGACCGTAAGCGGCATTGCAGACGGAACGGCTATTATCACCGTGACCGCGACGGATGTAGTCGGAAACAAGATCAACACTTCGTTCCAAGTCGATGTATCGTCGAACGAAGCGCCGAAAGTTGTCGGTTCCGTTCCGGAACAAATGGTCGTGCCGGGATTCTCGACACAAGTCGCGGTTGACTCGCTGTTCCAAGACAGCGACGGCGATTCCCTGACGTATAGCGCGGAAGCGGCCGCCGGCGGGATGGTCGTTCCGAGCGTCAGCGGAAATGTGCTGAAGCTGGACTCCGGAACAAGCAGCGGCAAAACGCTAGTAACGGTAACGGCCGACGACGGACGGGGCGGAAAGGTAAGCACGACGATCCAGGTAACCGCGGTCGAAATCGTGCATCAGAAGACTATTGCGACCAAAGTCGGCCTTGCGAATGTCTCTTACGATCTGGCTCCTTACTTCTCGGCACAGCAGCCATTTACGGTCTATCGCGCGGAAAACGGCACATTGATCAAAGAAGGCTCGCAACTGCTGAGCGGCAGCGTATTGAACATGAATCCGGGCAATTCCGCCGGCACGGTCTCTTACTTCGTGATTTCCACAGACGGCAAAGCCGCTTCCGTTCAACTGAACGTACAGCAGCAGCAAGGCGCCGCTGCGTTCTTCTCAGAATATACGCGGGAAAATGCCATGAATATCGTGCTTGAAATGTACAATATGAATGAAGATGCAATCAACTATCAAATAATCGGATACCGTTATAATTTGAAAACCCAACAGATGGAGAGAATGCTTGATCGAGACTACCAACCGAATCTTTATGCGAACGTGATGAATATTTTTAAAGGAAATATCGGTCTCGTGATTAATAACGTATTCTATGAGTTTATGGATCGTACCCAGGTTCCGGGCTACCACGACGAACTCGTCATGAACTTGGATTCGAATTACAAATTCGAAGGCTATGTCGTCTGCGCGTTTGAATTGGTTCGAAACGGCCAGGTTATCGACGTGCTCGGAGACAAGAACTGGACGCCGGCTTTGGGCTCTGAACCACTGCCGACAAGCGGCACACTGATCCGTAAAAAAGGGGTCGCTACCGGCTCGAACACGTTCAGCCTGAACGGTGAATGGGACCTTCTTCCTTTCACGCTCGATAATGTCAACAAACACACACCGTAA
- a CDS encoding Ig-like domain-containing protein, which translates to MNPIGDMTVQAGQSAEDIDLSTVFADEDGDSLTLSAESSNNNVATVSVSPDNKLQIAPLAGGSTTITVAANDDKGGTQTATFMLNVNRAPYTVNAVADQNARLEEGDVTINLSGIFADEEGDELNVSAVSEDPNVAAVRKSDDGSQLIITPVSAGSVKIVLTAADAAGGKGTEEFEVSVAPAYAKTPFFSEVDWGSESNQYFEIYNPTNSSIGLDQIVIEWGDSGSMTLSDADPGVSGIIDLSAGSVITISDSLSDLQDPQLQYMFNIYYDYSEPIDVKLIVNGVVVDSIVFTPDVSAFRKGGRLAGSSTYDSTEWNTQSYDSSLQDLGTYTDK; encoded by the coding sequence GTGAATCCGATCGGCGACATGACGGTTCAGGCTGGACAATCGGCAGAAGATATTGATCTGAGCACCGTATTCGCGGACGAGGACGGTGATTCTTTGACGCTGTCGGCCGAATCTTCGAACAACAACGTGGCGACGGTCAGCGTCTCACCGGACAACAAACTGCAAATCGCGCCGCTTGCCGGCGGATCTACCACCATTACCGTAGCGGCGAATGATGATAAAGGTGGTACGCAAACCGCAACCTTCATGCTCAACGTAAACCGCGCGCCATATACAGTCAATGCCGTAGCAGATCAAAACGCAAGGTTGGAAGAAGGCGACGTAACGATCAATTTATCCGGCATCTTCGCGGACGAGGAGGGAGATGAATTGAACGTCTCCGCCGTATCGGAAGATCCAAATGTGGCCGCGGTCAGAAAGTCCGATGACGGCAGTCAGCTGATCATCACCCCAGTATCTGCGGGATCCGTGAAAATCGTGCTTACCGCAGCGGACGCCGCGGGTGGAAAGGGCACAGAAGAGTTCGAGGTCAGCGTAGCTCCCGCTTATGCAAAAACTCCGTTCTTCTCCGAAGTCGATTGGGGCAGCGAATCGAATCAATATTTTGAAATCTATAATCCGACGAACAGCTCGATCGGCCTGGATCAGATTGTCATCGAATGGGGCGATTCAGGAAGCATGACCCTTTCGGATGCGGATCCCGGCGTCAGCGGCATAATCGATCTGTCCGCAGGCAGTGTGATTACGATCTCGGATAGTCTTTCCGATTTGCAGGACCCGCAGCTGCAGTACATGTTCAATATATATTACGATTATTCGGAACCGATTGACGTTAAGCTTATCGTGAATGGTGTCGTCGTGGACAGTATCGTCTTTACGCCGGACGTATCCGCGTTCCGCAAAGGCGGCAGATTGGCGGGAAGCAGCACCTACGACTCTACCGAATGGAACACGCAGTCTTACGATTCATCTTTGCAGGATTTGGGCACGTACACGGACAAATAA
- a CDS encoding S-layer homology domain-containing protein, whose protein sequence is MTKKTFTTWLIATSVAAAAMAPSGSIFASPNLAKTSEALFSDWGQTNPSLREAVKQASELGLISGDPSGKFRPLDTLTRQELAVLLARSLHINPLKAKSSSFHDVSASAWAHPYIEAVKAAGIMQGDGKNFRPGARVTREELAATLMKSVRPDMTTVEADYPAPFEDHSQVSSWAKQAVQDVLTLGMMDLIDEHFAPKQAVQRQEAAASLVQAFQPGKQAAALDWTDGQRISIGGQTYLIGDSLKGLLRIENNAILKGAKVRFAASGGTLNRIDFLEIVQSGENPADGEAEFSRNIVLDAQGDRIEGSVVIAGDFVSVRNLTVDGDFEISQSLYHDFYGYDVTVLGNTVINGGDAHTVVFENAKLQTVDINKKEVRVDAAGTTTVKDFLIYSSTTLIGEADSTIERVTLKDGAEKVDISASINSLIVGSSANINLATGSRIQQIEVTNRAAKLKIQPGVNVADIKLPANVDISAIVSNYEQVRSQIGNVNGTKPASPTVQPSPAAPQNPTPNPGTPAPQDPTPDPGTSTPQDPTPDPGTSTPQDPTPDPGTPTPQDPTPDPGTSTAGPDARSGHTDAAGPDTRSGHIDAAGPNTRSGHTGAESCAYGCESDRRHDGSGWTIGRRY, encoded by the coding sequence ATGACAAAAAAGACATTTACAACATGGTTGATTGCAACCAGTGTAGCTGCGGCAGCTATGGCGCCGTCCGGCTCGATATTTGCATCCCCGAATCTTGCGAAGACATCGGAGGCATTGTTCAGCGATTGGGGGCAGACTAATCCATCTCTTCGGGAAGCCGTTAAACAAGCCTCGGAGTTAGGCTTGATAAGTGGCGATCCTTCAGGTAAGTTCCGACCCTTAGATACGCTTACAAGACAGGAGCTCGCGGTTCTACTGGCGAGGTCTTTGCATATTAACCCCTTGAAGGCAAAATCCTCTTCTTTTCATGACGTTTCGGCTAGCGCTTGGGCGCATCCGTATATTGAAGCCGTAAAGGCGGCGGGAATCATGCAGGGGGATGGCAAAAATTTCCGTCCCGGCGCCCGCGTCACCCGTGAGGAATTGGCCGCAACCCTCATGAAAAGCGTTCGACCTGATATGACGACTGTCGAAGCTGATTATCCGGCCCCGTTCGAGGACCATTCACAGGTCAGTTCGTGGGCCAAACAGGCGGTCCAAGACGTGTTGACGCTCGGCATGATGGATTTAATAGACGAACATTTTGCTCCGAAGCAGGCTGTGCAGCGTCAAGAAGCCGCTGCATCGCTTGTGCAAGCCTTCCAACCCGGCAAGCAGGCGGCCGCATTGGATTGGACCGACGGACAGCGTATTTCGATCGGCGGCCAAACGTATCTGATCGGCGATTCGCTGAAAGGGCTGCTGCGTATCGAAAATAACGCCATCCTCAAAGGCGCAAAAGTTCGTTTTGCCGCGTCAGGTGGCACATTGAATCGAATTGATTTCCTGGAGATCGTTCAAAGCGGAGAAAACCCGGCTGACGGCGAAGCGGAATTTTCGCGAAACATCGTGCTTGACGCTCAAGGAGACCGGATCGAAGGTAGCGTCGTAATCGCTGGTGATTTCGTTTCCGTAAGAAATTTGACGGTCGATGGCGACTTCGAGATTTCGCAGTCTTTGTATCATGATTTTTACGGCTATGATGTCACGGTACTGGGCAATACGGTCATCAATGGCGGCGATGCCCATACCGTTGTTTTTGAAAATGCCAAGCTGCAAACCGTCGACATTAATAAAAAGGAAGTGCGGGTGGATGCAGCCGGTACTACGACGGTCAAGGACTTTCTGATTTATTCCAGCACGACGCTGATTGGAGAAGCAGATTCGACTATCGAACGCGTTACGTTAAAGGACGGCGCTGAAAAAGTGGACATCTCGGCTTCGATCAATTCCCTGATCGTAGGTTCAAGCGCAAACATAAATCTGGCGACGGGCAGCCGCATTCAACAGATAGAAGTTACCAATCGAGCGGCCAAATTGAAGATTCAACCGGGTGTGAACGTAGCCGATATCAAACTGCCGGCTAATGTCGATATTTCTGCAATTGTTTCGAATTACGAGCAAGTTCGGAGCCAGATCGGGAACGTGAACGGCACGAAGCCTGCTTCTCCGACGGTTCAACCTTCGCCGGCGGCGCCGCAGAACCCAACGCCGAATCCGGGCACACCGGCGCCGCAGGACCCAACACCAGATCCGGGCACATCGACGCCGCAGGACCCGACACCAGATCCGGGCACATCGACGCCGCAGGACCCGACACCAGATCCGGGCACACCGACGCCGCAGGACCCGACACCAGATCCGGGCACATCGACCGCAGGACCCGACGCCAGATCCGGGCACACCGACGCCGCAGGACCCGACACCAGATCCGGGCACATCGACGCCGCAGGACCCAACACCAGATCCGGGCACACCGGAGCCGAATCATGCGCCTACGGTTGTGAATCCGATCGGCGACATGACGGTTCAGGCTGGACAATCGGCAGAAGATATTGA
- a CDS encoding VOC family protein, with amino-acid sequence MTVKLKRVGIYVEEMKRALDFYRVLGLAIPDGADEAHHVDVEQEGIIFAFDMVESVKSVFEGWEDPIGYRTELAFQFSSNEALDDVYQQLMTLGYDVFLEPRDTPWGERYAIIKDPDNNLISLVS; translated from the coding sequence ATGACGGTAAAGTTGAAACGAGTCGGGATTTACGTAGAGGAGATGAAGAGGGCGTTGGATTTTTATCGCGTGCTGGGTCTGGCAATTCCAGACGGCGCCGACGAAGCGCATCACGTAGATGTGGAGCAAGAAGGAATAATTTTTGCATTCGACATGGTTGAATCGGTAAAGAGCGTTTTTGAAGGCTGGGAAGATCCGATCGGCTACCGGACTGAGCTCGCCTTTCAGTTCTCCAGCAACGAAGCGTTGGATGACGTGTACCAACAGTTGATGACACTTGGGTATGACGTCTTCCTCGAACCGCGAGATACTCCGTGGGGAGAGCGATATGCGATCATAAAGGATCCCGATAACAATTTAATCAGTCTCGTCTCTTAG